Within Pseudochaenichthys georgianus unplaced genomic scaffold, fPseGeo1.2 scaffold_1440_arrow_ctg1, whole genome shotgun sequence, the genomic segment actcagatcttgtacttgagtaaaaatagaagtactcagatcttgtacttgagtaaaagtagaagtactcagatctagtacttgagtaaaagtagaagtagtcagatattgtacttgagtaaaagtagaagtactcagatcttgtacttgagtaaaagtagaagtactcagatcttgtacttgagtaaaagtagaagtactcagatctagtacttagtcaaagtagaagtactcagatcttgtacttgagaaaaagtagaagtactcagatcatgtacttgagtaaaagtagaagtactctgatcttgtacttgagtaaaagtagaagtactcagatcatgtacttgagtaaaagtagaagtactcagatcttgtacttgagtaaaagtagaagtattcagatcatgtacttgagtaaaagtagaagtactcagatcttgttcttgagtaaaagtagaagtaccagagtgtaggaatactctattccagtaaaagtcctgcattcaaaatgttactcaaataaaagtagaaaagtattctcatcaaaatatagttaaagtaacaaaagtaaaagtagtcattgtgcagattggtccatttcatttTGACAGTAATGTATTGGTACTATCACTGAAGTAaagtatctgaatacttcttccactgCTGATTATGAGATGGTGCACCTTTGTCGTTGACTGGGTAATAGTAGAAGCTTCCGGGAGCGTTTTCCACGGCGAGCCGGTACCACAGCGGGAAGTGATCCATGGTGAACAGGTTGGCTTTATCAGCTGCCGTCAGAAACTTCCTGTCAGGGGGAGTTCAGAAAACATACACAAAGACACAATCAATAGTCCTGGTCTGGTAAGTGACAGAAGGATACAAGCATGTGGTGTGTCTAAGTAAATACGTAGCTCCAGTCTGAATTAAAATTAACTTCAAGGtcctgtgaccgtgctgtagttcctttatagcccaacattagccacctttagcttagcggtggtgacgtgaagtcatgtgaccgtgctgtagttcctttatagcccaacattagcctcctttagcttagcggtggagacatgaagtcatgtgaccgtgctgtagttcctttatagcccaacattagccacctttagcttagcggtggtgacgtgaagtcatgtgaccgtgctgtagttcctttatagcccaacattagccacctttagcttagcggtggttacgtgaagtcatgtgaccgcgctgtagttcctttatagcccaacattagccgcctttagcttagcggtggtgacgtgaagtcatgtgaccgtgctgtagttcctttatagcccaacattagccacctttagcttagcggtggtgacgtgaagtcatgtgaccgtgctgtagttcctttatagcccaacattagccacctttagcttagcggtggtgacgtgaagtcatgtgaccgtgctttagttcctttatagcccaacattagccacctttagcttagcggtggtgacgtgaagtcatgtgaccgtgctgtagttcctttatagcccaacattagccgcctttagcttagcggtggtgacgtgaagtcatgtgaccgtgctgtagttcctttatagcccaacattagcctcctttagcttagctgtggtgacgtgaagtcatgtgaccgtgctgtagttcctttatagcccaacattagcctcctttagcttagcggtggtgacgtgaagtcatgtgaccgtgctgtagttcctttatagcccaacattagccgcctttagcttagcggtggtgacgtgaagtcatgtgaccgtgctgtagttcctttatagcccaacattagcctcctttagcttagctgtggtgacgtgaagtcatgtgaccgtgctgtagttccttatagcccaacattagccacctttagcttagcggtggtgacgtgaagtcatgtgaccgtgctgtagttcctttatagcccaacattagccacctttagcttagcggaggtgacgtgaagtcatgtgaccgtgctgtagttcctttatagcccaacattagccacctttagcttagcggtggtgacgtgaagtcatgtgaccgtgctgtagttcctttatagcccaacattagcctcctttagcttagcggtggagacatgaagtcatgtgaccgtgctgtagttcctttatagcccaacattagctttttacttcagaaacaataaagtggtgttaacatgtggagattatcctgctgaactaaacgttggaccagggagatgctgccttcagggtccaacACCGAAACCTCTGAGTGAAAGTTAAATGGTACACCACAGTAAATGTCAGATATATTTTCTAACGGGTCTTACTTTGCCACCCTGCTCTCCACTCCGGCGTATCTTGTGAGCCTCAAAAGGCCGGAGCGAGTCCCGAGGAACGCCGTCTCCACGCCCGGCTCCACCCTGAAGATCACAGAGTTCAAAGGGGgagtcaggtactctttaaaacagttagttatgggtactttttacttaagtacattctcgaagcccatacttctttacttttacttgagtaaagaactttagtcagtacttctacttttaccaaagtatttttaaacacgagtatctgtacttctacttgagtaaaggatgtgtgtacttttgccctccctgttaataaaataaagtcTCACTTGTCGTTGAGCATCAGAGCGTTCCAGTACGCTTCCATCGGCGCCGTCACCACCGCGTCGAACAGAACGTGCTGCAGCAACAACTCGTCACCTGCACAGGTAACACAACAGCAATATGATAAACATGTAACTCATGGGAAGGAGAGAAATGATTGCACTGAGAGTTTCGTACACTCCATATCCGGCTCGAGCCCCAGAAGGTACCGGATGGCCGCCTGAAGCTGAGAGAACTTCATGTAGCTCGGGTCGATGTCCGTCACACAGTACGtcctgagaggagaggaatcattacatatattaaaggtctcctatcacaGTGtccagatatatccagagcctgtctctgattggctgaaacaccaaacagatcattgcagcattacccataatcccctctgtttcagccctgtttccaaagtgctgattctctggctgttactttagatgaaaataagggggGTGGGAGTTagcttgttgctgattggctaatggttactcaagccaaaacatcgttatgacatcacaacatTTGTTTTGTACTTGATTTTGGTCAAATAAttgaaattaaattaataaTTGATTTCAACCAAGTTTTTTTCAGCTCGGATGTTTGACTATCGTGCGCATTCTCTTGTAGATGTTACAATATATTTAACAAGGTTTCTTTATGGTTATTTGGGGCTATTAGTTAAAATAATGCATTTATCAATTCTACAATAAATTGtagattatttaaatgtgataATGTCTGAAATTATAAATAGATTATTTTGATTTTGTAAGTAAcgaataaaaaaggaaaatatttgTAGACTACATTTGTTTTGTGATTAATTTGTTTAGACATCATTTTTATGCAGCACTAAAATATTAAAAGCTAtatataaagctttaaagaggagggggcggagctcatgcgggacccggcagctaccgtctaaactaaatgctgccgtgatgaaactccatatcatggatcatcaaggctctgaaacagcatggagctcaaaggctttctctcttgccggttacaccacgaggtgagttcctttctacttcctgcttcttcacacacatgctctccagcacaggttagctctgagtgttagcatgctaatgtaaacaccgaccacattacgtccaaaacagtcgggcattgtttctgatggcaacgtttctgattggcccgtgggtccacatttcagatgtcacgtcatatcggacgcaaatttggatcagctccgttgttccccgtctttagagatgtgggtacggaggaaaagagagagggttatttcctgacgctccgtgagttccccgacacaccggggacacaccggggacacaccggggacacaccggggacacatcggGGACagaccggggacacatgttgatgtagaaaagacatcacaaagtgcatttcgcatgataggtcccctttaagttaaaGCATGTAATAATTGATTTTAACCACGTTTGTGTCTATTAGTATCagtatatataaaaatagtaaaTAATGCATTTATTAACTTTTTTTAAGTTTATAGTTTCTATAATAAATGGTAGATTATTTAGATGTAATTAATTCTGAAATTATTAATGGAATATTTTGATTTTGTAAGTAAcgaataaaaaaggaaaatatttgTAGACTAAATTTGCTTTGTGATTAATTTGTTAAGACATCATTTTTATGCAGCGGAACATTTTTGAAAGCTATATATAAAGTTATATGGGTGGAATAAGTTaggtaagggataatgtgcagcgagccgGTCATtacgcgtcgggctcctgatcagcctgaagGGTGTTCttcataatgaccgcgtcgctgcactTTATCCCGCTTAgtacacggccacattctcaacaaagtaacgacatgactcccaatattaactGAAATGCTTTTTATAGATTtcgattttttttgtattgatttaaattgacatgcatccgctaagaaaagtagtccgttgttaccgtttgaactacATAGCAACATCAGGAAcggcttcgatagcgtttttgaggacctctttgattacagatttgaaaacatcgctgcttgctttaaaagtagctcaattcattatgtcaaaccttggaaagtatctagatatccccgccctaatgccaaagtaactgcacactgaatatgtgtcgccgtttgatgtctatgtctggaccgctgcgcaaaaaggagggtttctgccccgttacttctccgctgttttcttgtcttgtcggccaaactgtatacagttcaatcgaccggacttcggTCAATACGTCCTTGACAGCGACCTGTCTGTCAcaatatatcctttatttaaccaggtaaaagactcattgagattaaaatctcttttccaagagcgACCTGGCCAAGAGGGGCAGCATGTACGAAGTTACAACAGATACAACACAGACTTgacaggcagacaaatacagctgtaaaacacaaataaaatggcactttagccagtcaatatgcgaagtaaaagaaactattaaaatcattcaaaaactggcaacatttaaaacgatttcaggatatacgagcactcacatcgaccaatggTGTCGTGTTCTCTGTCCTCTAAGAGGGACCTGAATTCCCCCACAGTGACTACATCTGAGAGTTTCAGCTTCTTCTGTTCTTCTGtactggactacctatgttgtaaatgtattatcttttcaatttccacacggcatctattgcagtctgtccgtcctgggagagggatccctcctctgctgctctcctgaggtttctcccattttcccttaaactgggttttcttcggaagtttttccttgtacgatgtgagggtctaaggacagagggtctaaggacagaaggtctaaggacagagggtctgaggacagagggtctgaggacagagggtctgaggacagagggtctaaggacagagggtctgaggacagagggtctgaggacagagggtctgaggacagagggtctaaggacagagggtgtcgtattgtcatactgatattctgtacacactgaagaccactgagacaaatgtaacatttgtgatattgggctataaataaacattgattgattgattgattaacaacgtgtcacgtgttctgaattgaccaatcagaatagaGTATtcaaccagtggttcccaacgtGTGGGGCGACCACTGGTATGACAGCGAGAGACCAgaaggaaaaatggttattacaacaaaaaaaaaagattaaaaaaaaaaaaaaaatcataatttgaaaaattattgattcgacaataatatgatgcagtactattacgtccgggtctctgtgtttcattaaagctcggctctgtgtgtgtgtgtgtgtgtgtgtgtgtgtgtgtgtggaacgagccattttgtgtgcgcgagagagagcgcaccggtaccggagatcgttgttgttagcttctggtgctagcgagctacgctaacggatataaggagttgtTTCAACAACatagtggaggagagtcctctccagtcagactgagaggctccgtgagctaaaggactctctcagtgttatctcagtgggtctcaaacgctttggtcaccattaatgtaaacaattatttccgaggcacacatttatatgatcattatagatataaaaaaataagagaataaatgaaaaacaggtatgaaatactatatgacattaaaacaagaataaagtttaaaagggtgatttgtaaaatatccataaagaaaaagtaaatctgtttctgtttcatctggtgttgagagaggtatccatagatctctcatgttgctctcaaagtgcaccagattgatgctttaacttcaatatttaaaagtcttcccgggggagcatgcccccggaccccccgatgtgaggtccacacaccacctgtaaaaacagcactttacccctgcttacacctatatgccgcgagctgattatcgagccttcgttGTAACAGTCACACTGTATCtgcgtggggattgttgcagtagaacattcctctGTAGCGCCCGGGACAtcaatgggaaaccctaaatgtctgagcaccctctatgaaacgtcaagcagccccacagcacccccaaaagaagtctctggcgccgccactgagcctgactatttgtgttggggtggcccgacttttttttttactgactGACAGAAAGAGTTTGGGAACCACTAAACCATGTACCGTAATAAGTTAAATTAATGCATTTATAATTCAATGTACACAAAGTTTTGTTGATGTTTATTTTGGGCTTTCAGTGTTTCTTTGTTTTGAAAAACGAGTGGGGATGAAGTATTAATTGGTACTATCTCATTTAAGTAACATTTGGTTGGCAATTAATTTATTGGTGTCATGAAATCTTGTAATAGTGTAATGTAATTATACCCTCACTCATCCtgttaaaaaaatacaattatacaAAAGTTAAAATAATGCATTTATAGATTCTAGAATAAAATGtagatattattattaattttgtatttatttagatttgttttaataatgcatttaataataattaaataacgtcCTGTAGTAATCATGAGTTTCAGACGTACCACTCGGAGGCGATGCTGAGGTCGGGGGAGGTCAGGTCGTGCAGTCCTGCagagaaaaacacaaacaataCGTCAGTTATATTTTAATACTGACTTCCTTTAGAGGACATGTGATGTACATCCTCTGGGTAGGaagttattttttaaatgcatgAAAGGAAAAGTCATGAATTTCATCCGGTTTCTACTCAGATTCAAAGGTTTAAACTTTATCGTCAAACATTTTTCCAACATGAGGTATGTCGTAAGACTGAGACTATTCATGTgtgtttgtgatattgggctatttaagataagataagaagtactttattgaccCCAACTTGGGAAATGttggtgttgcagcagcataaaaagacaaggcattgcacaataacaattaaaaagactagaaataaacaagagagtagaaaatatacatgtttaaACTATATAAACAATAGTTGATTGTTATTCACAAAATCTACCGCGTTGTTATTTGCCATTAAATAAGCTTTAGTGCCAGGCTACAAATGGGTAAaatagcgtgtgtgtgtgtgtgtgtgtgtgtgtgttttcctaccTTCCTCCACAGACACATTTCCAAAATACATCAGCTTCCCGTTACCTCCCGTCAGCACCATGGAGAAACTGCAGAGACAAAGAAACGTCTACATTTTAATTGTGAGAGAACGACGCCATCTAGTGGCGAAGTCACACATGTGCAAGTGAGTGTATGTACACAGATCTtatactcgagtaaaagtagaagtacacagatcttgtactcgagtaaaagtagaagtactcaggtcttgtgcttgagtaaaagtagaagtactcagatcttgtactcgagtaaaagtagaagtacacagatcctgtactcgagtaaaagtagaagtactcaggtcttgtactcgagtaaaagtagaagtacacagatcttgtactcgagtaaaagtagaagtacacagatcttgtactcgagtaaaagtagaagtacacagatcttgtactcgagtaaaagtagaagtacacagatcttgcactcgagtaaaagtagaagtacacagatcttgtactcgaggaaaagtagaagtacacagatcttgtactcgaggaaaagtactcagatcttgtgcttgagtaaaagtagaagtactcagatcttgtacttgagtaataataataataattccttacatttattatagtgcttttccagtgctcaaagcgctttacagatacacattacacatatttttatacatgcaatggtcactgtggacaagtAAAActtactcagatcatgtactcgagtaaaagtagaagtactcagatcatgtactcgagtaaaagtagaagtactcagatattgtacttgagtaaaagtagaagtactccgatcttgttcttgagtaaaagtagaagtactcagatcttgtactcgagtaaaagtagaagtactcagatcttgttcttgagtaaaagtagaagtactcaggtcttgtacttgagtaaaagtagaagtactcagatcatgaactcgagtaaaagtagaagtactcagatcttgttcttgagtaaaagtagaagtactcagatcatgaactcgagtaaaagtagaagtactcagatcttgtactcgagtaaaagtagaagtactcagatcttgtactcgagtaaaagtagaagtactcagatcttgtactcgagtaaaagtagaagtactcagatcatgtactcgagtaagagtagaagtactccgatcttgtactcgagtaaaagtagaagtactcagatcttgtgcttgagtaaaagtagaagtacacagatcttgtgcttgagtaaaagtagaaggactcagatcttgtacttgagtaaagtagaagtactcagatcttgtactcgattaaaagtagaagtactcaggtcttgtacttgagtaaagtagaagtactcagatcttgtacttgagtaaagtagaagtactcagatcttgtactcgagtaaaagtagaagtacacaggtcttgtacttgagtaaagtagaagtactcagatcttgtatttgagtaaaagtagaagtactcagatcttgtacttgagtaaaagtagaagtactcagatcttgtacttgagtaaaagtagaagtactcagatcttgttcttgagtaaaagtagaagtactcagatcttgtactcgagtaaaagtagaagtactcagatcttgttcttgagtaaaagtagaagtactcagatcttgtactcgagtaaaagtagaagtactcagatcttgtgcttgagtaaaaatagaagtactcagatcttgtgcttaagtaaaagtagaagtactcagatcttgtacttgagtaaaagtagaagtactcagatcttgttcttgagtaaaagtagaagtacccagatcttgtgcttaagtaaaagtagaagtactcagatattgtacttaagaAAAGTGAGAAAAGGTTGTCTGATAGAAAGGTATAACTGTGACAATATTCTTATTATATCATATAATGAAACTGATATAGATTTTAAAATACATCCACAGCAGTTCATTGATCAGCTTCCTGCTGGTACTCCAAATATCTACTGTACATATGAGAAGTACCTGATATACAACCACACTTTGAAACATCCTTGAAATGAGCAGGTTCAGGTATCGATCATTAAACTCAACACAAGCTCCAACAGCAGATTCACCTGAAAGGAGTTTCATCGATGTTTGTGTAGAAGTAATCGTTGACGAGGTACAGAGGACGTTTCTGTTGGACGAGGAGGAAAGTATGatcataatataatacatataacATAAGTATACAGCAGGATCTGCATCTGTCTTTTAGCATTTTATTAAAGTCATGATGCTAATGTTAGCCTCTGTTAGCTTCTCCCTctggtgtgtattttattaAAGTCATGATGCTAATGTTAGCCTCTGTTAGCTTCTCCCTctggtgtgtattttattaAAGTCATGATGCTAATGTTAGCCTCTGTTAGCTTCTCCCTctggtgtgtattttattaAAGTCATGATGCTAATGTTAGCCTCTGTTAGCTTCTCCCtctagtgtgtattttattaaaGTCATGATGCTAATGTTAGCCTCTGTTAGCTTCTCCCTCTGGTGTGATGTAAGAGACattgtttaaaacataaatcaGTGGTGTTTATAATAACTGCTTCTCATCACATGAAGACCAATCAGGAAATAAGCAGAATCATTAACAAAGCATTACCGCCACCTATTGACCTGGAGGGGAACTGCAGGTGCGCTCatatcatttaataaactataaaGTCTAAATcaggtcaaactcaaggcccgggggccaaatctggcccgcgacttcattttctgtggccccacaagagcttgcaaagaatataatatgtgtacatgctactttacagaagcacgttgcccatacactacatgtcccacaatgcatctcaaatttgacttttggcaaaatatgcctttttttctcataaatagattttgttttcaaaatgttactttttttgtttttccagaatgtggcttttctttttaaatcattttgtgatattctcactgaagagacttgcaattattcgccctagacttctgctttcagatgtagttaattatgaagttattaccctatctgataataatccaatgcagaggcaactatgtaatataacacattattttatatatattcaatatttatatatgtctttttatatagtcttaaagttacaaccggccctttgagtgcaaccataatgctgatgtggcccgcgatgaaattgagtttgacacccctggtctaaatgaTGTATTAATGAGCGGCGATGGAATTTAACTATATTACTAATTAAATTCATAAATATACTGTCTTTGAATTAAGATAGAATCAGaatgaaaatactttattcATCTCAGGGGGAAATTGTTAACGTGACGGTCGGTTACACAATTTaagaatataataaaaaataaaagaggTAAGGTAAAAATGTAGgttaaaattaaataataataataataataataaataaatatatatataattataaataaaacccacctcttcaatctTTGTTGTTGCATGGCTTGATTTTAATGTTACTTTAACTATATGTATTAGTTGTTCTTCTCTTTTCACTATCtctgtaaagcgactttgaGCTCCTGTAAAAGCGCTCACGAAataaatttattattattaagataaTAATATTTCCTTAATTAATTAGTAAATATCAATCAAagaaataaatgtaataaaaatacatttttctaAAAAGATAGAATGGTTATTTATACAAACAGGATATATTAAAGTAAAAGTATTTCATAAGAGATGAACTAGAATGAACTGTCTCCTAAAAGCAGAGAATTCTTTCCTCACCGCTTTGTCCACGGAGGCTCTGACGCTCAGCCGCATGCTGCCCGTCTCTCCTCTCACCATCGCCGTCCTCAGCTGCAGAACAAGGGGACACACAAAGTCAGATCTAAAATAACAAATAAGGGACATTTTGGgtacatttcttttttaaaagtaCAGATGAAG encodes:
- the LOC117441058 gene encoding voltage-dependent calcium channel subunit alpha-2/delta-4-like; translation: YYTHISTLADVQENVMEYLHVLSRPMVINHDHDIIWTEAYMDSVLFTTKAQSLLMMTSVAMPVFSKKKETLSHGILLGVVGTDIPLMEVMRLAPRYMLGPHGYAFLITNNGYILAHPDLRPLYKDGKKLKPKPNYNSVDMSEVEWEDTEETLRTAMVRGETGSMRLSVRASVDKAKRPLYLVNDYFYTNIDETPFSFSMVLTGGNGKLMYFGNVSVEEGLHDLTSPDLSIASEWTYCVTDIDPSYMKFSQLQAAIRYLLGLEPDMECDELLLQHVLFDAVVTAPMEAYWNALMLNDKVEPGVETAFLGTRSGLLRLTRYAGVESRVAKKFLTAADKANLFTMDHFPLWYRLAVENAPGSFYYYPVNDKGVKYVIAVTSATISSEGKTAIAAEALRGK